From a region of the Mycobacterium sp. SMC-8 genome:
- a CDS encoding acyl-CoA synthetase encodes MVDLSAITRPVGRLVATAQNGLEVLLYGGLETGAVPSPFQIVQSVPMYRLRRYFPPDTRPGGKPVGAPVLMVHPMMMSADMWDVTRDEGAVGILHKAGIDPWVIDFGSPDKIEGGMQRNLADHVVALSEAIDTVKTVTGRDVHLAGYSQGGMFAYQTAAYRRSKDLASIVAFGSPVDTLAALPMNLPASLAPAAADFMADHVFSRIDIPGWLARTGFQMLDPVKTAQSRLDFLRQLHDREALLPREQQRRFLASEGWIAWSGPAISELLKQFIAHNRMMTGGFSIHGDLVTLSDISCPVLAVIGEVDDIGQPASVRGIKRAAPQADVYEFSIRAGHFGLVVGSKAATQTWPTVAEWVRWLDSGGSMPDGVTPMPVQPSEPTESGVSLTSRLAHSATAATEMAFTLAKSAADALVTANKSARALAVETARTLPRLARLGQVNDHTRISLGRIMSEQARDMPNGEALLFDGRVHTYEAVDRRINNVVRGLIEVGVRQGTRVGVLMETRPSALVAIAALSRLGAVAVLMPPDADLAEAARLGAVTEIIADPTNLDVARKLDMRVLVLGGGESRDLHLPDNADVIDMEKIDPDLVDLPGWYRPNPGLARDLAFIGFSTISGDLVARQITNYRWALSAFGTASAANLSRSDTVYCLTPLHHQSGLLVSLGGAVVGGARVALSRELRPDRFLQEIRQYGVTVVSYTWAMLREVIDDPAFALNGGHPIRLFIGSGMPAGLWKRVVEVFEPANVVEFFATTDGQAVLANVKGAKIGSKGRPLPGGGEIALAAYDPDGDLILEDDQGFVRRAEAGEVGVLLAHPRGPVDPLASVKRGVFAPADTWVSTEYLFRRDEDGDYWLVDNRASVIHTARGAVFAATVNDAVGRLGAVDMAVTYGVEADNGDTLAVTALALCPGGSIPSADLSEALADLPAGEAPDIVHVVSDMTLTATFRPLAGPLQEKGIPKPSRNAWYLDPDSNRYKRLTAAVRTEIAGGQQ; translated from the coding sequence GTGGTGGACCTCTCGGCGATCACGAGGCCTGTGGGGCGACTGGTCGCGACTGCACAGAACGGGCTCGAGGTGTTGCTCTACGGCGGGCTGGAGACCGGCGCCGTGCCGTCGCCGTTCCAGATCGTCCAGAGCGTGCCGATGTACCGGCTGCGCCGCTACTTCCCGCCCGATACCCGGCCGGGCGGCAAGCCCGTCGGCGCACCGGTGCTGATGGTGCACCCGATGATGATGTCGGCCGACATGTGGGACGTCACCCGCGACGAGGGCGCCGTCGGCATCCTGCACAAGGCCGGAATCGACCCGTGGGTCATCGACTTCGGTTCCCCCGACAAGATCGAGGGCGGGATGCAGCGCAACCTCGCCGATCACGTGGTCGCGCTCAGCGAGGCCATCGACACGGTCAAAACCGTCACCGGGCGTGACGTCCACCTGGCCGGTTACTCGCAGGGCGGCATGTTCGCCTATCAGACGGCGGCGTATCGCCGGTCCAAGGATCTGGCCAGCATCGTCGCGTTCGGGTCGCCGGTCGACACGCTGGCCGCGCTTCCGATGAACCTGCCGGCGAGCCTGGCCCCGGCGGCCGCCGACTTCATGGCCGACCACGTGTTCAGCCGCATCGACATCCCGGGATGGTTGGCGCGCACCGGATTTCAGATGCTCGATCCGGTCAAGACCGCGCAGTCTCGGTTGGATTTCCTGCGTCAGCTACACGACCGGGAGGCGCTGCTGCCGCGTGAGCAGCAGCGGCGGTTCCTGGCCTCCGAGGGCTGGATCGCGTGGTCGGGGCCCGCGATCTCCGAGCTGCTCAAGCAGTTCATCGCGCACAACCGCATGATGACCGGTGGCTTCTCGATCCACGGTGACCTGGTGACGCTGTCCGACATCAGCTGCCCGGTGCTCGCCGTGATCGGCGAGGTCGACGACATCGGGCAGCCGGCGTCGGTGCGGGGCATCAAGCGGGCCGCGCCGCAGGCCGATGTCTACGAGTTCTCGATCCGCGCAGGCCATTTCGGGCTCGTGGTGGGATCCAAGGCCGCGACACAGACCTGGCCGACGGTGGCCGAGTGGGTGCGCTGGCTCGACAGCGGCGGCAGTATGCCCGACGGGGTCACGCCGATGCCGGTGCAGCCGTCCGAGCCCACCGAGAGCGGGGTGTCGCTGACCTCACGGCTGGCGCACAGTGCCACCGCGGCCACCGAGATGGCCTTCACTCTGGCCAAATCGGCCGCCGACGCGCTCGTCACGGCGAACAAGTCGGCGCGGGCCCTCGCCGTCGAGACCGCGCGCACCCTGCCGCGCCTGGCCCGCCTCGGCCAGGTCAACGACCACACGCGAATCTCGTTGGGCCGCATCATGAGTGAGCAGGCCCGAGACATGCCCAACGGGGAAGCGCTGCTGTTCGACGGGCGCGTGCACACCTATGAGGCCGTCGACCGCCGCATCAACAACGTGGTGCGCGGCCTGATCGAGGTCGGTGTGCGACAGGGCACCCGGGTCGGGGTGTTGATGGAAACCCGGCCCAGCGCTCTGGTCGCGATCGCGGCCCTGTCCCGGCTCGGCGCGGTGGCCGTGCTGATGCCGCCCGACGCCGACCTCGCCGAAGCCGCGCGGCTGGGCGCGGTGACCGAGATCATCGCCGACCCCACCAACCTCGACGTGGCGCGCAAGCTCGACATGCGGGTGCTGGTGCTCGGCGGCGGAGAATCCCGCGACCTCCACTTGCCCGACAACGCCGACGTAATCGACATGGAGAAGATCGACCCGGACCTGGTAGACCTGCCCGGCTGGTACCGGCCCAACCCCGGCCTGGCCCGCGACCTGGCGTTCATCGGGTTCAGCACGATCAGCGGCGACCTGGTCGCCCGCCAGATCACCAACTACCGCTGGGCGCTGTCGGCGTTCGGCACCGCCTCGGCGGCCAACCTCAGCCGCAGCGACACCGTCTACTGCCTGACCCCGCTGCACCACCAATCGGGACTGCTGGTCAGCCTCGGCGGCGCGGTCGTCGGCGGCGCCCGGGTGGCCCTGTCGCGCGAGTTGCGCCCGGACCGCTTCTTGCAGGAGATCCGGCAGTACGGCGTGACGGTGGTGTCCTACACCTGGGCGATGCTGCGCGAGGTCATCGACGATCCGGCGTTCGCCTTGAACGGCGGCCATCCGATCCGGCTGTTCATCGGCTCCGGAATGCCCGCGGGGCTGTGGAAGCGGGTCGTCGAGGTGTTCGAACCGGCCAACGTCGTCGAGTTCTTCGCCACCACCGACGGTCAGGCGGTGCTGGCCAACGTCAAGGGCGCCAAGATCGGCAGCAAGGGCAGGCCGCTGCCGGGCGGAGGCGAGATCGCGCTGGCGGCGTACGACCCCGACGGCGACCTGATCCTCGAGGACGACCAGGGTTTCGTGCGGCGTGCCGAGGCCGGGGAGGTGGGCGTGCTGCTGGCGCACCCACGCGGACCCGTCGACCCGCTGGCCTCGGTCAAGCGCGGCGTGTTCGCCCCCGCCGACACCTGGGTGTCCACCGAATACCTGTTCCGCCGCGACGAGGACGGCGACTACTGGTTGGTCGACAACCGCGCGTCGGTGATCCACACGGCGCGGGGGGCGGTGTTCGCCGCGACGGTCAACGATGCGGTCGGCAGACTCGGTGCCGTCGACATGGCGGTCACCTACGGGGTGGAAGCCGACAACGGTGACACGCTGGCCGTCACCGCGCTGGCGCTGTGCCCCGGCGGCAGCATCCCGTCGGCCGACCTGTCCGAGGCGCTCGCCGACCTGCCGGCCGGTGAGGCCCCCGACATCGTGCACGTCGTCTCCGATATGACGTTGACCGCGACGTTCCGTCCGCTGGCAGGGCCGCTGCAGGAGAAGGGCATCCCGAAGCCGTCCCGTAACGCCTGGTACCTGGACCCCGATAGCAATCGGTACAAGCGGTTGACCGCTGCCGTGCGCACCGAGATCGCGGGCGGTCAGCAGTGA
- a CDS encoding Trm112 family protein translates to MALDENLKAILVCPQDRGPLVEVDDALYNPRLRRKYRIDDGIPVLLIDEAVDVDDQEHQRLMSAVGQS, encoded by the coding sequence ATGGCGCTGGACGAAAACCTCAAGGCCATCCTGGTCTGCCCGCAGGACCGCGGCCCGTTGGTCGAGGTCGATGACGCGCTGTACAACCCGCGGCTGCGTCGCAAGTACCGCATCGACGACGGCATCCCGGTGCTACTGATCGACGAGGCCGTCGATGTGGACGACCAAGAGCATCAGCGCTTGATGTCGGCTGTCGGGCAGTCCTAG
- a CDS encoding alpha/beta hydrolase codes for MVRDSLRAIPPGKKDVTAPTVIDGLSYIDANDPAMPMYRVIANNRHPVALRDLMIAPVRSGYIGDGHQPDPALVPATGADAVPDVDVDQVYLPVRDGVARCQVYRPRSCESGLLPVIVYYHGGGFTVGSSEDCDFLARKLGFTNDALVVSANYRSAPEYAFPVPFDDAFDVYTWITRHGSDLGADITRVAVAGDSAGSNFAGAIPLRARDEGVRVPDAVVMLGAFADFQFERWPSFLQLAPRGIVYDMAFAGFIRGAYVATAPWKHPWVSPIEGDLTDYPPAVVVAGTHDPIVDSARAFAARIRAAGGVAHEYFPDGMPHGFYFFPGVHAEEDVAYRVVADALADVFQPGRVG; via the coding sequence TTGGTCCGAGATTCACTGCGCGCGATTCCCCCGGGGAAGAAGGACGTCACCGCGCCGACGGTAATCGACGGGCTCAGTTACATCGACGCCAACGATCCCGCGATGCCGATGTACCGGGTGATCGCCAACAACCGTCACCCGGTTGCACTGCGCGACCTGATGATCGCACCGGTGCGGTCCGGCTACATCGGCGACGGACATCAGCCCGATCCCGCGCTGGTGCCGGCCACCGGAGCCGACGCGGTACCGGATGTCGACGTCGACCAGGTGTATCTGCCGGTGCGCGACGGGGTGGCGCGCTGCCAGGTGTATCGGCCACGGTCCTGCGAGTCCGGCCTGCTGCCGGTGATCGTCTACTACCACGGCGGCGGGTTCACCGTCGGTTCCTCCGAGGACTGCGACTTCCTCGCCCGGAAACTGGGCTTCACCAACGACGCGCTGGTGGTCTCGGCCAACTACCGTTCCGCGCCCGAGTACGCCTTCCCCGTCCCGTTCGACGACGCGTTCGACGTTTACACCTGGATCACCCGGCACGGCTCGGACCTGGGCGCCGACATCACCCGCGTGGCCGTGGCGGGGGATTCGGCGGGATCGAACTTCGCCGGTGCGATCCCGCTGCGGGCCCGCGACGAGGGTGTGCGGGTGCCGGACGCCGTGGTGATGCTCGGCGCTTTCGCCGACTTCCAGTTCGAGCGGTGGCCGTCGTTCCTTCAGCTGGCGCCGCGCGGAATCGTCTATGACATGGCCTTCGCCGGTTTCATCCGCGGCGCCTATGTGGCGACCGCGCCGTGGAAGCACCCGTGGGTGAGCCCGATCGAGGGCGACCTGACCGACTACCCGCCCGCGGTCGTCGTGGCCGGCACGCACGATCCGATCGTCGATTCCGCCCGCGCGTTCGCCGCGCGCATCCGCGCGGCCGGCGGGGTCGCGCACGAGTACTTTCCCGACGGCATGCCGCACGGTTTCTACTTCTTCCCCGGGGTCCATGCCGAAGAGGACGTCGCTTACCGTGTCGTCGCCGACGCCCTGGCCGACGTGTTTCAGCCCGGACGTGTCGGCTGA
- a CDS encoding DNA-3-methyladenine glycosylase — protein MSADLLAVDPLTAARLLLGARLAGRRVAATIVEVEAYGGPEDGPWPDAAAHSYRGPGLRNAVMFGPPGRLYTYRSHGIHVCANVVCASDGVAAAVLLRAAVIDTGHDRAWTRRGPAVREVALARGPGNLCSALGITMDDNGIDLFDPSAPVRLELGQLRVGETGPRVGVSKAADRPWRMWLPGHPEVSAYRRSPRAPVPGRSD, from the coding sequence GTGTCGGCTGATCTACTCGCGGTCGATCCGCTCACTGCCGCGCGCCTGCTGTTGGGGGCCCGTCTGGCCGGTCGCCGGGTGGCCGCGACGATTGTCGAGGTCGAGGCCTACGGCGGCCCCGAAGACGGGCCGTGGCCGGATGCCGCAGCACACTCCTATCGCGGGCCGGGCCTGCGCAACGCCGTGATGTTCGGCCCGCCGGGACGGCTCTACACCTACCGCAGCCACGGCATCCACGTCTGCGCGAACGTGGTGTGCGCGAGCGACGGCGTCGCGGCGGCCGTGCTACTGCGTGCGGCGGTGATCGACACCGGTCATGACCGGGCCTGGACCCGTCGCGGTCCGGCGGTGCGCGAAGTCGCGCTGGCCCGGGGTCCGGGCAATCTGTGTTCGGCGCTCGGGATCACGATGGACGACAACGGAATCGACCTGTTCGATCCGTCGGCTCCGGTCCGGTTGGAACTGGGACAGTTACGTGTGGGCGAGACCGGGCCGCGCGTGGGAGTGAGCAAGGCGGCCGACCGCCCGTGGCGGATGTGGCTGCCCGGCCATCCCGAGGTGTCGGCCTACCGGCGCAGTCCGCGGGCACCGGTGCCGGGGCGCAGCGACTAG
- the tyrS gene encoding tyrosine--tRNA ligase — protein sequence MSVKGTSILDELEWRGLIAQSTDRDALAEALADGPVTVYSGFDPTAPSLHAGHLIPLLTLRRFQQAGHRPIVLAGGATGMIGDPRDVGERTLNTADTVADWADRIRGQLERFVEFDDSRTGAVVVDNLSWTGELSAIEFLRDVGKHFSVNVMLDRDTVRRRLEGEGISYTEFSYMLLQANDYVELHQRYGCTLQVGGSDQWGNIIAGVRLVRQKAGASVHALTTPLVTDSEGKKFGKSTGGGSLWLDPDMTSPYAWYQYFVNTADADVVPYLRWFTFLDADELAELEQATAERPHERAAQRRLARELTNLVHGEAATVAVEHASQALFGRAELAELDEPTLAAALREASVAQLEPGGNDSITELLVSTGLSASKGAARRTIAEGGVSVNNVKITTDEWSPQPSDYLHGKWLVLRRGKRNVAGIERVG from the coding sequence GTGAGTGTTAAGGGCACGTCGATCCTCGATGAGTTGGAATGGCGTGGGCTGATCGCACAGTCCACCGACCGCGATGCGCTGGCCGAGGCGCTGGCCGACGGGCCCGTCACGGTGTATTCCGGATTCGATCCGACGGCGCCGAGCCTGCACGCCGGTCATTTGATCCCGCTGTTGACTCTGCGCCGATTCCAGCAGGCCGGCCATCGCCCGATCGTGCTCGCCGGGGGTGCCACCGGGATGATCGGTGATCCGCGCGATGTGGGGGAGCGAACGCTGAACACCGCCGACACCGTCGCCGACTGGGCGGATCGCATCCGCGGTCAGCTTGAGCGGTTCGTGGAGTTCGACGATTCGCGCACCGGTGCGGTCGTCGTCGACAACCTGTCCTGGACCGGTGAGCTGTCGGCGATCGAGTTCCTGCGCGATGTCGGCAAGCACTTCTCGGTCAACGTGATGCTCGACCGCGACACCGTCCGCCGGCGGCTCGAGGGGGAAGGCATCTCCTACACCGAGTTCAGCTACATGCTGTTGCAGGCCAATGACTACGTCGAACTGCACCAGCGGTACGGCTGCACCCTGCAGGTCGGCGGATCCGATCAATGGGGGAACATCATCGCCGGCGTGCGGCTGGTCCGGCAGAAGGCCGGAGCCAGCGTGCACGCCCTGACCACTCCGCTGGTGACCGACTCCGAAGGCAAGAAGTTCGGCAAGTCCACCGGCGGCGGCAGCCTTTGGCTCGATCCGGATATGACCAGCCCGTATGCCTGGTACCAGTACTTCGTCAACACCGCCGACGCCGACGTCGTGCCGTATCTGCGCTGGTTTACGTTCCTCGACGCCGACGAGCTGGCCGAGCTCGAGCAGGCGACGGCCGAACGTCCGCATGAAAGGGCGGCCCAGCGACGGCTGGCCCGAGAGCTCACCAACCTGGTGCACGGCGAGGCGGCGACCGTGGCCGTTGAGCACGCGAGCCAGGCGCTGTTCGGGCGCGCAGAGCTGGCGGAGCTCGACGAACCCACGTTGGCGGCGGCGCTGAGAGAGGCCTCGGTGGCCCAGCTCGAGCCGGGCGGTAACGACTCGATCACGGAATTGCTTGTCTCCACAGGACTTTCCGCGAGCAAGGGCGCAGCCCGCCGGACCATCGCCGAAGGCGGGGTGTCGGTCAACAACGTGAAGATCACCACAGACGAGTGGTCGCCCCAGCCCTCGGACTACCTCCACGGCAAGTGGTTGGTGCTCCGCCGCGGCAAGCGCAATGTCGCCGGAATAGAGCGGGTGGGCTGA